One stretch of Akkermansia sp. RCC_12PD DNA includes these proteins:
- a CDS encoding type IV toxin-antitoxin system AbiEi family antitoxin domain-containing protein, with translation MKMTKMQKMNQLPVHAVMTTKELRQRGFTNQDLTRAGKEGVLVHYGYGVWARHVPLCLYEALKTFQKESQSCHIGGRTILHLLLGAPEPERIQLFDHREAGKYPNAFNYSGRIQTVPCRIFNDEYFFDECCGIIERDGLYWSTPARALLESIDMIGNLDDCRIIIRAMEQLKEMDMDDLGEVLECCQREKVKRWFFYLASKVSRDWAWACTRDSVVRKVLSNSIYSLHTPGMYVPDFKITVPEELEREFPRYMPFGLS, from the coding sequence ATGAAGATGACGAAAATGCAGAAAATGAACCAGCTGCCTGTCCATGCCGTGATGACGACGAAGGAACTCAGGCAGCGAGGCTTTACCAACCAGGATCTGACCCGTGCCGGGAAAGAAGGTGTTCTTGTCCATTACGGGTACGGAGTCTGGGCTCGTCACGTTCCTCTCTGTCTGTATGAAGCGCTGAAAACATTCCAGAAAGAATCGCAGAGTTGCCACATAGGTGGGCGAACCATTTTGCACCTTCTGCTCGGAGCTCCCGAACCGGAGCGAATACAATTGTTTGATCACCGGGAAGCAGGAAAGTATCCGAATGCTTTTAATTATTCGGGGCGGATTCAGACAGTTCCATGCAGAATATTCAACGACGAATACTTTTTTGATGAATGTTGCGGTATCATCGAACGTGACGGACTGTACTGGTCTACTCCTGCCCGGGCATTGCTTGAGAGCATTGACATGATCGGGAATCTTGATGATTGCCGTATCATCATCCGGGCCATGGAGCAACTGAAGGAAATGGACATGGATGATCTGGGGGAGGTTCTGGAATGCTGCCAGAGGGAAAAGGTCAAGCGCTGGTTCTTCTACCTTGCCTCCAAGGTGTCGCGGGATTGGGCATGGGCTTGTACCCGGGACTCGGTTGTCCGGAAAGTTCTGTCGAATAGCATATATTCTCTGCACACACCGGGAATGTACGTCCCCGATTTCAAGATCACGGTGCCGGAAGAGCTGGAACGGGAGTTCCCCCGTTATATGCCTTTCGGGCTTTCCTGA
- a CDS encoding SDR family oxidoreductase, whose protein sequence is MSSKDIHDMQDPRHQFYDGKYEKQQQEAPGLQSDMTPVPDSGEKSYKGCNRLAGRKALVTGGDSGIGRAAAIAYAREGADIALNYLPEEQSDAEEVARLVEAEGRNIVLLPGDLSDEEFCKNLIHDALEKLGGLDILALVAGKQVATEDIQDITTEQLVKTFEVNVFSLFWIAKAVLPHLKPGASIITCSSIQAYQPGKNLIDYASTKAAIIAFSRALAKQVASKGIRVNVVAPGPVWTPLQVTGGQLQEHLPEFGQKTPLERAGQPVELSGLYVFLASQESSFITAEVFGVTGGMHLA, encoded by the coding sequence ATGAGCAGCAAAGACATTCACGACATGCAGGACCCCCGTCATCAATTCTATGACGGGAAATATGAAAAACAACAGCAGGAAGCGCCCGGCCTGCAATCTGACATGACCCCCGTTCCCGATTCCGGTGAAAAGAGCTATAAAGGATGCAACCGGCTGGCCGGCAGGAAGGCGCTGGTAACCGGAGGAGATTCCGGCATCGGTCGGGCGGCCGCCATCGCCTACGCCCGGGAAGGTGCGGACATTGCCCTGAACTATCTGCCGGAAGAGCAGAGCGACGCGGAGGAAGTGGCCCGGCTGGTGGAAGCGGAAGGCCGCAATATCGTCCTTCTTCCGGGCGACCTCAGCGACGAGGAATTCTGCAAAAATCTTATTCACGATGCCCTGGAAAAGCTCGGCGGCCTGGACATCCTGGCCCTGGTGGCTGGCAAGCAGGTAGCGACCGAGGACATTCAGGACATCACCACGGAGCAGCTTGTCAAAACATTTGAAGTCAACGTTTTCTCGTTATTCTGGATTGCCAAGGCGGTCCTCCCCCACCTCAAGCCGGGAGCCAGCATCATCACCTGTTCTTCCATTCAGGCCTACCAGCCGGGCAAAAACCTGATTGACTACGCCTCCACCAAGGCGGCCATCATTGCCTTCAGCCGCGCCCTGGCCAAACAGGTGGCCTCCAAAGGCATCCGAGTCAACGTCGTGGCTCCCGGCCCCGTCTGGACACCCTTGCAGGTAACGGGAGGCCAGTTGCAGGAACACCTGCCGGAATTCGGCCAAAAGACGCCTCTGGAACGGGCGGGACAGCCCGTGGAATTGTCCGGCCTCTATGTCTTCCTGGCCTCCCAGGAATCAAGCTTCATCACGGCTGAAGTCTTCGGCGTCACCGGCGGCATGCATTTGGCCTGA
- a CDS encoding acyltransferase, whose product MSTSLSNDASLLAPKPHYAILDGLRGVAAVMVVLFHLFEGSLSDREFHTDQIINHGYLCVDFFFMLSGFVIGYAYDDRWGKMSLWDFCKRRLVRLQPMVVMGMLIGGIFFYFQDSEIYPAMASTPMWEMLLVMTIGFTLLPVPTSMDVRGWAEMHPLNGPAWSLFFEYIANILYATVVRRFSNTWLSILVFLAGCALIHQCFSQGNNIGGWTLDLEQLQIGATRLIFPFFGGLLLFRLGKLASIRNAFWWCSLMLVAAISMPHVGGAEYFRLNGLYDAFCIIVIFPLIIFMAASGHTKDRFSSKACKFLGDISYPLYITHYPIVYLYTAWLYNNKVPLSQALPVIAGTLIICIALAYACLKLYDEPVRDWLKKRVLMRTSNQK is encoded by the coding sequence ATGAGCACCTCTCTCTCCAACGACGCCTCCCTGCTGGCGCCCAAGCCCCATTACGCCATTCTTGACGGCCTCCGGGGAGTGGCGGCCGTCATGGTCGTGCTGTTCCACCTTTTTGAAGGAAGCCTGAGCGACCGGGAATTCCATACCGACCAAATCATCAACCACGGCTATCTTTGCGTGGACTTCTTCTTCATGCTTTCCGGCTTCGTCATCGGCTACGCCTACGATGACCGCTGGGGCAAAATGAGCCTGTGGGACTTCTGCAAGCGGCGCCTGGTCCGTTTGCAGCCCATGGTGGTGATGGGGATGCTCATCGGCGGCATCTTCTTCTACTTCCAGGACTCAGAAATCTATCCGGCCATGGCCTCCACGCCCATGTGGGAAATGCTGCTCGTGATGACCATCGGCTTTACGCTTCTTCCCGTTCCCACCTCCATGGACGTTCGCGGCTGGGCGGAAATGCATCCGCTGAACGGCCCGGCGTGGTCGCTCTTCTTTGAATACATTGCCAACATCCTGTACGCCACCGTCGTCAGAAGGTTTTCCAACACCTGGCTCTCCATCCTGGTCTTTCTGGCGGGCTGCGCCCTGATCCACCAATGCTTCAGCCAGGGCAACAACATCGGCGGCTGGACACTGGACCTGGAACAACTCCAAATCGGCGCGACAAGGCTGATCTTCCCGTTCTTCGGCGGCCTGCTCCTGTTCCGCCTGGGGAAACTCGCCAGCATCCGGAACGCCTTCTGGTGGTGCAGCCTGATGCTCGTCGCAGCCATCTCCATGCCCCATGTGGGAGGCGCGGAATACTTCCGCCTGAACGGCCTTTACGATGCCTTCTGCATCATCGTCATCTTTCCCCTGATCATCTTCATGGCCGCCAGCGGACACACGAAAGACCGCTTCTCCTCAAAAGCCTGCAAATTCCTGGGCGATATTTCCTACCCCCTCTACATCACCCACTATCCCATCGTTTACCTTTACACGGCGTGGCTCTACAACAACAAGGTCCCCCTCTCCCAGGCGCTTCCCGTCATCGCCGGCACGCTCATTATCTGCATAGCCCTGGCCTATGCCTGCCTGAAACTGTACGATGAACCCGTCCGCGACTGGCTGAAAAAACGCGTGCTGATGCGTACCTCCAACCAGAAGTGA
- a CDS encoding toprim domain-containing protein, translating into MFIDYQNIKKDLTAFNATLARIYKERGRSLYLNELYSNHPGHQQTVCCPIHNDHNPSCSFSVMEDGTILFNCFACDAAGTIFDLVCAHKQWTMQENYSDIIRFIKESMQSDNDFSAIPELQPAVKAVISKETQPLTNIEEMGCESLRMAIFLEHLKVQRMALILGFAEETLMYMAARPWYALGLSPEGGLCFLYTDENGKYIGVKARLKEPWATHFGFSMNGNPYTIPGPTDSPFMKVCGTVTMWGIHAIPGSTHCIITEGETDAIAAMDAILHSGMPEKEFPAIVSINGVKSFNPERAEYFRGKHVLLAFDADEAGEEGKAKATSLLAGIAASVHALILPNGKKDVREANISHQNYLIGEILSFTAIGKEVI; encoded by the coding sequence ATGTTTATTGACTATCAAAACATCAAGAAAGACCTGACAGCATTCAACGCTACCTTGGCTCGCATCTATAAAGAAAGAGGGCGTAGTCTGTACCTCAACGAACTCTATAGTAATCACCCAGGGCATCAGCAGACCGTTTGTTGTCCCATTCATAACGATCATAATCCATCCTGCTCTTTCAGCGTCATGGAGGACGGAACTATTCTGTTCAACTGCTTTGCTTGCGATGCAGCAGGAACAATTTTCGACCTGGTGTGCGCGCACAAGCAATGGACGATGCAGGAAAATTATTCCGACATTATCCGTTTCATCAAGGAAAGTATGCAGTCGGATAACGATTTCTCCGCAATTCCTGAGTTACAACCCGCAGTTAAGGCTGTCATATCCAAGGAAACACAGCCTCTAACCAATATTGAGGAAATGGGATGTGAAAGCCTTCGTATGGCTATTTTCCTAGAACACCTCAAGGTCCAGCGAATGGCGCTTATTCTTGGTTTCGCTGAAGAAACCCTGATGTACATGGCCGCCAGGCCATGGTATGCATTAGGCTTAAGCCCGGAAGGAGGGCTTTGCTTCCTCTATACAGACGAGAATGGAAAGTATATCGGAGTCAAAGCTCGCTTGAAAGAACCCTGGGCTACGCACTTTGGATTCAGTATGAATGGGAATCCTTACACCATTCCCGGTCCTACTGACAGCCCTTTCATGAAAGTTTGCGGGACAGTAACCATGTGGGGCATTCATGCCATCCCTGGGTCTACCCACTGCATTATTACGGAGGGAGAAACCGATGCCATCGCTGCCATGGATGCTATTCTTCACTCGGGCATGCCTGAAAAAGAGTTCCCTGCTATCGTCTCCATTAACGGTGTGAAGAGTTTTAATCCTGAACGGGCGGAATATTTTCGAGGTAAGCATGTCCTTTTGGCCTTTGATGCAGACGAGGCAGGAGAAGAAGGGAAAGCCAAGGCGACGAGTCTCCTGGCAGGTATTGCCGCTTCTGTTCACGCTTTAATATTGCCCAACGGTAAAAAGGATGTTCGAGAGGCCAATATAAGCCACCAGAACTATTTGATCGGGGAGATTCTTTCTTTCACGGCGATCGGAAAGGAGGTTATCTGA
- a CDS encoding tyrosine-type recombinase/integrase produces MGKVSSYKTGDIAQDIYERVKIQIPGIYILHQPKRKSPWYIQIKRDFPAGVKKNHFYRTVDEAIEAYNRFADIVVRQEAEFLLTPTERQAIRLWRRHREKRMQEGKKSQTLEEAIRYAMDAEHKQDIARRTIEDLFHEYSLYKEKEAETKKGDTAVKQCRRNLADTKRMLDLSDAIYIDELGSVEVLEEVESLLRDTVVGRDGGLPSQTTIKHYRTALNTFLNWCEKRAYITRNPIALLPPIQAEEPTRESYAPQELLSLLHTAIGVCPKAIPWLITAAFMGVRPRELTRLTWREIGQALGNGFLKIEHVKSKTGQDRLIPVDEAFRAWMTWWLQKKGKQSGYLLAGDTREQREWNQGRDIMALKEAGIEWKKDGLRHSYGTYMCAIEPNTSVVAKAMGNSVEILLKHYVQARTDKEGEGYFAIRPNL; encoded by the coding sequence ATGGGAAAGGTCTCGTCATACAAAACAGGTGACATTGCACAGGATATCTATGAGCGAGTAAAAATCCAGATTCCGGGCATTTACATCCTCCATCAACCCAAAAGGAAGAGCCCATGGTATATCCAGATCAAACGGGATTTTCCTGCCGGGGTGAAGAAGAATCATTTTTATCGTACTGTGGATGAAGCCATTGAAGCATATAATCGATTCGCAGATATCGTCGTCAGGCAAGAAGCAGAATTTTTGCTGACTCCAACAGAGAGACAAGCAATTCGCCTTTGGCGCAGACACCGGGAGAAGCGCATGCAGGAAGGTAAGAAATCACAAACGCTGGAGGAGGCTATTCGATACGCTATGGATGCGGAACATAAACAGGATATAGCCCGACGAACGATTGAAGACCTGTTCCACGAATATAGCCTTTATAAAGAAAAAGAAGCTGAAACCAAAAAGGGCGATACCGCCGTCAAGCAATGTCGGCGCAACCTGGCCGATACGAAAAGGATGTTGGATTTATCCGATGCTATTTACATTGATGAACTTGGTTCCGTAGAGGTTCTTGAAGAAGTCGAATCTCTCCTGCGTGATACTGTGGTTGGCAGAGATGGAGGCCTCCCGTCTCAAACAACCATCAAACATTACAGAACGGCCCTGAATACATTTCTGAATTGGTGCGAAAAGCGGGCCTATATCACGAGGAATCCGATAGCCTTGCTTCCCCCTATTCAGGCTGAAGAGCCTACCCGGGAATCCTATGCCCCACAAGAACTCTTATCCTTGCTTCACACAGCCATCGGTGTATGTCCCAAAGCTATTCCCTGGTTGATAACGGCAGCATTTATGGGAGTTCGCCCTAGAGAGTTGACTCGTTTGACATGGAGAGAAATAGGGCAAGCCCTTGGAAACGGTTTCCTGAAAATAGAGCATGTTAAATCAAAGACCGGCCAAGACCGGCTTATCCCCGTTGATGAAGCATTCCGTGCCTGGATGACATGGTGGCTTCAGAAAAAAGGCAAACAATCGGGCTACCTGCTGGCGGGGGATACGAGAGAGCAACGGGAATGGAATCAAGGCCGGGATATCATGGCGTTAAAAGAAGCAGGCATTGAATGGAAAAAAGATGGGCTACGGCATTCTTACGGGACCTACATGTGTGCCATTGAACCGAATACTTCAGTTGTTGCCAAAGCCATGGGCAACAGCGTGGAGATTTTGCTTAAGCACTATGTCCAAGCGAGAACAGACAAGGAGGGAGAAGGCTATTTTGCTATCCGACCCAACCTGTAA
- a CDS encoding DUF3987 domain-containing protein — MQQLIPPSEPQRPDISFPTELLPEVLKRTVQNIVDAFRVPENIVGVQVLGLLSGCLGKVYSLQFNGNRVRSNLFFLIVEGSGVGKSRPMDYLRKVITEIETAREYSLATQKSLWKREKKRLDEQYRKLEDSMPRPSPDLQEEAMQERADLLLKIHSLERRLACHGDITIEDITPEALVQKLSDSPDQSLLSASSEAREQVKKVMVGYGGNNLSGEKPYLAGFSGDEIKTDRIGRSGDRVNSPCLALVWATQYDSMEQVLGDEGMLQSGFMARCLVSSSFRDLERGQIVTYEPNKNPDPDLNGWNALIKNILARRPVMVDESDTISFVEAKVDNPELVLNAICDLKALCVTYHAEVEHEARIMEIAYRLLLVLAVADQPDKPVVTIDHARCVRELVRHFLSCRNRLTGDSFHDRLRTLLGYIYKEAQKKNWPLNGKAPIRSGQITRSGKVKLDDIKEMARLFPGDLRIEETDRCDSFLVYLLQKELRGC; from the coding sequence ATGCAACAGCTCATTCCGCCCAGTGAACCACAGCGCCCCGATATTTCGTTCCCAACGGAACTATTGCCGGAAGTTTTGAAAAGAACCGTCCAAAATATTGTCGATGCTTTTCGCGTACCGGAAAACATTGTAGGCGTCCAAGTTCTTGGCCTGCTCTCGGGATGTCTCGGGAAAGTCTATTCCCTGCAATTCAATGGAAACAGGGTCCGATCCAATCTGTTTTTCCTGATTGTTGAAGGCTCTGGAGTAGGAAAATCGCGTCCTATGGATTACCTGAGAAAAGTCATCACAGAAATAGAAACAGCCAGGGAGTATTCCCTGGCGACACAAAAATCTCTGTGGAAACGGGAAAAAAAGAGGCTCGATGAACAATACCGCAAACTGGAGGACTCAATGCCACGACCATCTCCGGATTTACAGGAAGAGGCAATGCAAGAAAGAGCCGACCTGTTACTCAAAATTCATTCTCTGGAGCGGCGGCTTGCCTGCCATGGTGATATTACCATTGAAGACATTACCCCGGAGGCTTTAGTCCAAAAATTATCCGATTCACCAGACCAATCCTTATTGTCAGCTTCATCCGAAGCTCGTGAACAAGTCAAGAAAGTCATGGTGGGGTATGGCGGTAACAATCTGTCAGGAGAAAAACCATATCTGGCCGGCTTCAGCGGCGATGAGATCAAAACAGACCGTATCGGGCGATCGGGAGACCGGGTCAACAGTCCATGTCTTGCCCTGGTATGGGCAACCCAATATGACTCCATGGAACAAGTCCTGGGGGATGAAGGAATGCTTCAATCCGGATTCATGGCCCGTTGCCTGGTCTCCTCAAGCTTTCGAGATCTGGAACGGGGACAAATCGTTACCTATGAGCCAAACAAAAATCCGGACCCCGACCTTAACGGATGGAACGCCCTGATCAAAAATATTTTAGCCCGTCGACCCGTAATGGTTGATGAATCGGATACGATTTCTTTTGTAGAAGCTAAAGTAGATAACCCAGAACTGGTACTAAATGCAATTTGTGATCTGAAAGCCCTGTGTGTGACGTATCATGCTGAAGTAGAACATGAGGCACGAATCATGGAAATAGCTTACCGCTTGTTACTCGTACTGGCTGTGGCAGACCAGCCGGATAAGCCTGTCGTAACAATCGACCATGCCCGTTGTGTTCGCGAACTTGTCAGACATTTCCTCTCATGCAGAAATCGTTTGACGGGCGACTCCTTCCATGACCGACTTCGTACATTACTGGGATACATTTACAAGGAGGCTCAGAAGAAAAACTGGCCCTTGAATGGAAAGGCTCCCATACGCAGCGGACAGATTACGCGGTCAGGCAAGGTTAAACTCGACGACATCAAGGAAATGGCCCGCTTGTTCCCAGGTGACTTGCGCATCGAAGAAACGGATCGTTGCGATTCCTTTCTGGTGTACCTCCTCCAGAAGGAACTCCGGGGTTGTTGA